In one window of Chryseobacterium sp. JV274 DNA:
- a CDS encoding response regulator transcription factor has product MNILLLEDDLILSAELCRFLESNNFNCDKIYDGETFLRQIKNNTYELYLLDINVPKINGLDVCQTIRSFDKNTPIIIISAYGDISDKKDAFTRLADDYLVKPFQFEELLLRMNSLLRRKAPSDNSDQDILRIDDLIINKTEQKVYRGGNEIPLTLKEFQLLVYLAEAQGRTVSKQQITEHVWEHNFNTNTNTVEVYINFLRKKIDKDFKIKLIHTRSGFGYYLSPL; this is encoded by the coding sequence ATGAATATTCTTTTATTAGAAGATGATCTCATTCTGTCTGCAGAACTTTGCCGATTTTTAGAATCAAATAATTTTAACTGTGATAAAATCTACGACGGGGAAACTTTTCTCCGCCAGATAAAAAATAATACTTATGAGCTGTATTTGCTCGATATCAATGTTCCTAAAATAAATGGGCTTGATGTCTGCCAGACAATCCGTTCTTTTGATAAGAATACACCAATCATTATCATTTCTGCCTATGGAGATATCTCTGATAAAAAGGATGCCTTCACCAGACTGGCTGATGATTATCTGGTAAAGCCTTTTCAGTTTGAAGAGCTTCTTTTAAGAATGAATTCACTGCTGAGAAGAAAAGCACCTTCCGATAATTCAGATCAGGATATTCTCAGAATTGATGATCTTATTATCAACAAGACCGAGCAGAAGGTTTATCGTGGAGGAAATGAAATCCCCCTTACATTAAAAGAATTTCAGCTGCTGGTTTATCTTGCGGAAGCGCAGGGAAGAACGGTTTCAAAACAGCAGATCACAGAACATGTTTGGGAACATAATTTTAACACGAATACCAATACGGTAGAAGTTTATATCAATTTCCTAAGGAAAAAGATTGACAAAGACTTTAAAATAAAACTGATCCATACCCGTTCAGGTTTCGGATATTACCTTAGCCCATTATAA
- a CDS encoding HPF/RaiA family ribosome-associated protein: MKISVQSIGLTPHEPLESHIDKKVSKLDTFYDKIQECKVFLKVENNADKVNKTTELILAVPGDDIVVKKTSASFEESLDLCVDTAKKLLIKKKEMA; the protein is encoded by the coding sequence ATGAAGATTTCAGTACAATCAATTGGTTTAACTCCACACGAACCACTAGAGTCACACATTGACAAAAAAGTAAGTAAATTAGATACCTTCTATGACAAGATTCAGGAGTGTAAGGTATTTTTGAAAGTAGAAAATAACGCTGATAAAGTGAATAAAACAACTGAGCTTATTCTGGCGGTTCCGGGAGATGATATTGTAGTAAAAAAGACATCTGCAAGTTTTGAAGAAAGTCTAGACCTTTGTGTTGATACTGCTAAAAAGCTATTAATCAAGAAAAAAGAAATGGCGTAG
- a CDS encoding tyrosine-type recombinase/integrase, with protein MLEKFLEYLQFEKRYSPHTVTSYKKDLEDFSHFFLRTESSDNLAKADKKIIRNFIVELSENDISKRSINRKLSSLRSFYLFLLKIGEIKVSPTEGISSLKFYAEKQIPMSKEEMTDLNDRIFEQMHDVLEKCIMEVLYQTGMRKAELCGLIFEHVDLYENELRVIGKGNKERVIPVSNELSELLKSYLAIRNPQTEFKSYFFVNKKGKKLNEKFVYVVVNKYLSLITTKEKKSPHILRHSFATHVLDNGAEISKVKKILGHSSLASTQVYTNANIEQLKKVFNQAHPRASKKEEL; from the coding sequence ATGCTGGAAAAGTTTTTAGAATACTTACAATTCGAAAAAAGGTACTCTCCTCATACTGTTACAAGCTACAAAAAAGACCTTGAAGACTTCTCCCATTTCTTTCTCCGAACAGAGTCTTCTGACAATCTGGCCAAAGCAGACAAAAAAATCATCAGAAATTTCATTGTTGAACTGAGCGAAAACGATATTTCCAAAAGAAGTATCAACAGAAAATTATCTTCTCTACGTAGTTTTTATCTTTTTCTTTTAAAAATAGGCGAAATTAAAGTTTCTCCCACCGAAGGTATCTCTTCCCTGAAGTTTTACGCTGAAAAACAAATCCCTATGTCTAAGGAGGAAATGACAGATCTTAATGACAGGATCTTTGAGCAGATGCATGATGTGCTTGAAAAATGCATCATGGAAGTTCTTTATCAGACAGGTATGCGTAAAGCGGAACTTTGTGGCCTGATATTTGAGCATGTTGATTTATATGAAAATGAATTAAGAGTCATAGGGAAGGGAAATAAAGAAAGGGTAATTCCTGTCTCCAATGAACTGTCTGAACTTCTTAAAAGCTATCTGGCGATAAGAAATCCACAGACAGAATTTAAATCATATTTTTTTGTAAATAAGAAGGGGAAAAAACTCAACGAAAAATTTGTTTATGTGGTAGTTAATAAGTACCTTAGTCTTATAACAACGAAAGAAAAAAAAAGTCCTCACATCCTTCGTCATAGCTTTGCTACTCACGTATTGGATAATGGGGCGGAGATCTCCAAAGTGAAAAAAATATTAGGGCATTCAAGTCTTGCCAGTACTCAGGTCTATACGAATGCTAATATTGAACAATTGAAAAAAGTGTTTAATCAGGCTCACCCTCGAGCTTCAAAAAAAGAAGAATTATGA
- the rpsU gene encoding 30S ribosomal protein S21 has protein sequence MLIIPVKDGESIDRALKKYKRKFDKTGTVRQLRSRQAFIKPSVTLRQSRLKAAYKQRALSKEEQA, from the coding sequence ATGTTAATAATTCCAGTAAAAGATGGTGAATCCATCGACAGAGCTTTAAAAAAATACAAGAGAAAATTTGATAAAACAGGTACAGTTCGTCAATTAAGATCTAGACAAGCGTTTATCAAGCCTTCTGTAACTTTGAGACAATCAAGGTTAAAAGCTGCTTACAAACAAAGAGCACTTAGTAAAGAAGAGCAGGCTTAA
- a CDS encoding antirestriction protein ArdA produces MTNLRNCLDTASIYCGTYAKYNNGSLYGKWLNLSDYSDYDELLTEMYELHADEANPEFMFQDYECPILEKLGLLSECHISKDIYDVLEQINDSGHDVEVYESCIDCLGKMEFQSLYEYVNNFYYGEFSSDEDFVQWLYEDDTFNIPNWVVIDWEATIRSIMYDYFESNGHYFKS; encoded by the coding sequence ATGACAAATTTACGAAATTGTCTTGATACTGCTAGTATCTATTGTGGCACGTATGCCAAGTATAACAACGGAAGCCTTTATGGTAAATGGTTAAATCTTTCGGACTATTCCGATTATGACGAATTGCTTACGGAAATGTATGAATTACATGCTGACGAAGCCAACCCCGAATTTATGTTTCAGGACTATGAATGTCCGATTCTGGAAAAACTAGGATTATTGAGCGAATGTCATATATCAAAAGATATATATGATGTACTTGAACAAATCAATGATTCAGGACATGACGTAGAGGTTTACGAATCGTGTATAGATTGTTTGGGAAAAATGGAGTTTCAAAGTCTATATGAATATGTAAACAATTTTTATTACGGCGAATTTTCCAGTGATGAAGATTTTGTACAATGGCTTTATGAAGATGACACGTTTAATATTCCTAATTGGGTTGTAATTGATTGGGAAGCAACAATACGGAGTATAATGTATGATTATTTTGAAAGTAATGGGCATTATTTTAAATCATAG